A region of the Streptomyces durocortorensis genome:
GGGGGGCCGGACAGCCGCAAGCCATACGGGACAGTTCCGTACGGTTCACGCCCGACCTATCAGGAGTACGCACGTGAACAGCAAGCGCCGCCGACTTCTTCTGGCCGCCATCGACCCCATGATCGAGCCCGGGGAGCAGGTTGAGGTGACGACCATCGTGAACCTGAGTTCCGTCACCGTGCGCCGGACGGCAGCGTTCGCGGCAGCCTCGGCCATCCTGAGCGGCGGTGGAATGGCCGTGATCCCGGCGCCGACCCCCATGTACCTGGCAATGACCGACCGCCGCATCTTCATCTTCCGGGCGAACCCGACGTTCGCCCGGCCCGAAGAACACCTGATGACGATCCCGCGCGCCGGTCTCGTCCGCTCGGAGATCAAGGAGCGGGTGCTCAACTCATCCTTCATCATCTCCTCGACGGACAGCGAGCAAGGACTGAAGATCATCTTCCCGCTGGTCGGCCGCAAGGAGCGGAACGTGATAGCGGCCGCCTTGCCTCTGGCCGACTGACTGCCCGGGACAGGGCGGGAGCGGAGTGACCGCCAGGACCATGTGGACAGGACCGCTCGCCACCGCACCCTTCCATGTCCGGGCATGGGCCGCTGCGACGGGCTCGATTGAGGTCAGTGCCATGGGCTCAGCACCCATTCCCCCACCGCGGAAGTATCACAAGACAGCACAGCCTCGGTGGTCCGTGGGGGGCATGCCCGGGTGCGAACGACGGAACGCGACGCCAGATGATCAAGGTTACTGACACCGAAGATCGACCTGGAGCCGCGTCCGCGTGCCATCTTCTCTGAACGCCTTCCTCGCGCGCCACTGCGAGGACGCCGCACCCTGCCCGCCCACGAACCCCGGTGAACTGGCCACGCTGGCAGAGGTGTTCGAGCGTCATCCGGACCCTCGTCGGGTACGCGGGCGCCGCTACCGGCTCGGCTCGCTGCTGGGGCTGTGCCTGGTCGCGGTGCTCGGTGGCGCCAAGTCGCTGGCGCGGATCTCCCGCTTCGCGGCCGACGCCCCACCGTGAGCGGTCCTGGGCGTCGGGACACGGCCCGCTGCCTCGGTGGCGGTCCGCCGCCGAGGCCGAGACCCTGCTGCCACCGGAAGGGACGGCCGGTCCCGCCGAACCGCTCACCAGACGTGTGGTCGGCGGCCTGATCACACGGATGGGAGCGACGCCGCCGCGCAGCCGGAAGCCGGCGACCACTTCGTGACCGACGTGCCCGTCATCGTCCGACAAACGCCCGCACGGCGGGAAGCCGTGCCGGGCGGTCGAAGAACGGCGGCGGTGCGTTTCGGCGTTGCGCCCCGCCGCCGGGACCA
Encoded here:
- a CDS encoding transposase family protein; the protein is MPSSLNAFLARHCEDAAPCPPTNPGELATLAEVFERHPDPRRVRGRRYRLGSLLGLCLVAVLGGAKSLARISRFAADAPP